TTGCCCGGTGCGTTGCTCGCTTGTCTCGCCCACTCGCCGATCCGTGGGTGCGCGAACACCCTTCGGCAACGACCGCCCCTTGTGAATCCCGCTGGTCAGCGAGATAGTCTGGGCCGCAATAGGAACCATCACTTCGAACCACCTGGTTCAAAGCGAAAGCGTCGGCATCCCTGGCTGAGGTCCGCCCTGTCCCGCTACGAGTTCGTCGCGAGCGTCAATTCCATCAGCTTGATCGCCTGCTCGCACGCGTCGATCCCCGGAGCCTGCGGGTTCACCCACCAGCCGACCACGCCGGCGGCGTCGCTAGCGACTCCGCACGAGCCGTTCGGGTCCGCGGGGCGCATCACGATCGACGGCACGCCCACGATCGTCTTGTTCTCGATCTGATACTGCAGGAACTCGGCGACCTTGCGCTCGTTGTCCAAGCTGCCCTGCTCGAACCAGAACCGGGTGATGTCGATCAGCCCGGCCGGGTTGGCCGCCTGCCAGCGGCAGATCGCGCCGACGAAGGTGCTCTGGATGTCCAGCGGGTCCGCCCCCACCGTCTTGGCCAGGATGTCGGTGGTCAGCACCTCGCACTCCTTGAGCAGATTGGGGTACTGCCGCTCGGAGTTGTTGTTGCGCTGGGTATCCCCGGAGCCCGCCTTGACCGCGGTGCCGCCCACCTCACGGGAGCAGGCGGTTGGCGCGATCAGCACGGCCAGCGCCCCGAGAACGGCCAGAATCCGGCGGGTCATTTGGAGTTCGCAATCGACTGGCGGGTCAGCTCTTTGGCGACGTCGCACGGGTCCGGGAACGGCTTCTGGGCGAAACTCACCGACCACTCGATGAAGTCGTCCTTGAACTGGATGCCGATCTCGCACAGGTTGTCGCCCATGGTCGGGGCGGTGCCGATCGCGATGAAGCCACTGTGGCCGTCGATGTTGATGTCCTCCACCGACGTGCGCGACACCTCCTCGGTCTTGCGCTCGCGCCCGATCGGGCTGCCGCGATACCAGGAGAAGGAGAAGTGCGGTCCCATGATCCCGCCGCGGGCCAGCCACTGGCAGCCCACCGAGTTCTGCGCGGTGTTGACCAGCCCCGACACCCGGGTCAGGTTGGTGACGGTCTCGTCGCTGATGCCCCCGCACTGCGGGAAGGACGGCCCGTGAGTGCTCTGGTCGGACTTGGTCGCCGAGGACTCGCCGGACTGGGCTTCGGTCGAGCCGGAGTCGGAACACCCGGCGAGCATCGGAATCACGGTAGCGACCGCCAGGGCCGGGACCGTCAGTTTGAGCCGCACACGATGCACTGTAGCGGCACCACCGCCGGGCAACCACGACACACCGGGTGACCAGTCGGTTTGTGTCGCCCCGGCACTGTCACCACCGCATGCGGCCCGCACGGATGTGCGACAGTAAGCCCATGCTCCTGGCGCTGCTGCGCTGCTACCTCAGGCCGTACCGCTGGCCGGTCGCGGCGGTGATGACCCTGCAGCTGATCAGCACCCTGTCCTCGTTGTACCTGCCGACCGTCAACGCCTCGATCATCGACGACGGGGTGGTGCGCGGCGACACCGCCGTCATCACCCGGCTGGGTGCGGTGATGCTGGCGGTCACCGGCCTGCAGGTGCTGTGCGCAATCGCGGCGGTCTACTTCGGCGCGCGGACCGGGACCGGCTTCGGCCGGGATCTGCGCCGGGCGGTGTTTAACCGGGTGATCGGCTTCTCCGAGCGCGAGACCACCCGATTCGGCACGCCGACGCTGCTGACCCGCACCACCAACGACGTCCGCCAGATCCAGCTGGTGGTGCAACTGGGGACGACGGTGCTGGTCGCCGCGCCGATCATGAGCATCGGTGGGCTGCTGATGGCGCTGCACCAGGATGTCGGACTGTCCTGGCTGCTGGCGGTGGCCGTACCGGTACTGGCGGGGGCCAACTACGCGATCGTGGTGCGGATGCTGCCGTTGTTCCGCCGGATGCAGATGCTGATCGACAACATCAACCGGGTGCTGCGTGATCAGCTCACCGGGATCCGGGTCATCCGCGCCTTCGCCCGGGAAACCCACGAGCAGGACCGGTTCGCCCGCGCCAACACGGCACTGTCGGACACCTCGATGACCGTCGGCAACCTGCAGGCGCTGATGCTGCCGGCCACCACGCTGATCATCAACGCCTCCAGCGTCGCGCTGATCTGGTTCGGCGGGCTGCGCATCGACGCCGGGCAGATGCAGGTCGGTTCACTGATCGCGTTCCTGTCCTATTTCATGCAGATCCTGATGGCGGTGTTGATGGCCACCATGGTCGTGGCGATCCTGCCGCGCGCCGCGGTATGCGCCGAGCGGATCACCGAGGTGCTGTCCACCGAGCCGGCGCTGAGCACCCCGGTGAACCCGGTGACACCGTCGGCCGCCACCGGCGAGGTCCGGCTGGCCGGGGTCGGCTTCGCCTATCCCGGCGCCGACCGGGCGGTGCTGCAGGACGTGTCGCTGACCGCCCGGCCCGGCTCCACCACCGCGGTGGTCGGCTCCACCGGGTCGGGAAAGTCCACCCTGGTGTCGCTGATCTGCCGGCTGCGCGACGTGACCGACGGCGCGGTGCTCATCGACGGCGTCGACGTGCGCGACCGCGACCCCGAAGAGCTGTGGTCGGGTATCGGGCTGGTGCCGCAACGCGGCTACCTGTTCTCCGGGACCGTCGCCGACAACCTGCGCTACGGCGCCCCGGCGGGCGCCGAGGTCAGCGACGAGCAGATGTGGGAGGCGTTGCGGGTGGCGGCCGCCGACGATTTCGTGACCGCGCACCCCGACGGGCTGGCGATGCCGGTGGCCCAGGGCGGGATCAACCTGTCCGGTGGGCAGCGGCAACGGCTGGCGATCGCCCGGGCCGTGATCCGCCGGCCGTCGATCTATCTGTTCGACGACGCGTTCTCCGCACTGGACACCCGCACCGACGCCGCGGTGCGGGCGGCACTGCGCGAGGTGGCCGCCGATGCGACGGTGATCATTGTGGCGCAGCGGATCTCGACGGTGGTGCAGGCCGATCAGGTGATCGTCATCGATGACGGGCAGGTGGTCGGTGCGGGCACCCATCAGCAGTTGCTGGCCGAGTGTCCTACCTACGCCGAGTTCGCCGAATCCCAGTCAGTGATGGCCGGAGGGCTGCCGTGACGGCCCCGGTGATGGATTCGACCGCGCGGCCCACCGACTTCTCGGTGACCGCGATGCGGCTGGTGCGGCGGATGGGCCCGCAGCGTCGGTTGATCGCCGCGGTGATCGCGCTGTCGCTGGGCGGCATCGCGATCGGGGTGGCCGGCCCGCGGATCCTCGGCCATGCCACCGATCTGATTTTCAACGGGGTGATCGGCCGCGGCCTGCCGTCGGGCATGACCAAGCAGCAGGCCGTCGAGGCCGCCCGCGCCGCGGGTCGGGGCACCTATGCCGACATGCTGTCCGGGATGGCCGTGGTGCCGGGCGCCGGCGTCGACTTCGCCGCGGTCGCGCGCACGCTGGCCCTGGCGATGAGTTTGTATCTGGTTGCCGCGCTGATGGTCTGGACCCAGGCGCGGCTGCTCAACGTGATCCTGCAACGCACCCTGCGCACGCTGCGCCGCGACGTCGAGGACAAGTTGCACCGGCTGCCGCTGCGCTACTTCGACACCCAGCGCCGCGGCGAACTGCTGAGCCGGGTCACCAACGACGTCGACAACACCGCGACGTCGGTGTCGATGACGATCAGCCAACTGTTCTCCTCGGTGCTGACCGTGCTGGTGGTGCTGGCGATGATGCTGTCCATCTCGCCGCTGCTGGCCGCGATCACGCTGCTCGGCGTTCCGGTGTCGCTGCTGGCGGTACGGGCGATCACCCGGCGCTCGCAGCGACTGTTCGCCGCGCAGTGGGCGGCCACCGGACGGCTCAACGCCCACCTGGAGGAGACCTACAGCGGCTTCACCCTGATCCGCACCTTCGGTCACCGGGACTGGGCGCAGCAGCGCTTCGACGAGTGCAACGACGAGCTGTACCGGGCCGGGTTCGGCGCCCAGTTCCTCTCCGGCCTGGTGGCACCGGCGACCGGGGTGATCGCCAACCTGGGCTATGTCGCGGTTGCGGTGATCGGCGGTTTCCAAGTAGCCACCGGTCAGATCACCCTGGGCAGCATCCAGGCGTTCATCGCCTACGTCCGCCAGTTCAACCAGCCGTTGGGCAACCTCGCGGCGATGTACAACACGCTGCAGTCCGGGGCGGCCAGCGCCGAGCGGGTCTTCGCCTTCCTCGACGAGCCCGAGGAGCCACCGGCCCCCGCGGTACCACTGTCGCTCAATGGTTCCGGGCCGCGCGGGCGAGTCGAGTTCCGCGACGTCAGTTTCGGCTACCGGCCCGGGGTTCCGGTGATCGAGGACCTGTCGCTGACCGTCGAGCCGGGCACCACGGTGGCGATCGTCGGGCCGACCGGGGCGGGCAAGACCACCTTGGTCAACCTGCTGATGCGGTTCTACGACGTGGAGCGTGGGCAGATCCTGATCGACGGCGTCGACATCACCTCGGTGGACCGCTCGGCGCTGCGCTCCTCGATCGGGATGGTGTTGCAGGACACCTGGCTGTTCACCGGGACGATCGCCGACAACATCGGCTACGGACGGCCCGACGCATCGGAAGACGAGGTGCTGGCGGCCGCCCGCGCCGCGCACGTCGACCGGTTCGCCGAGGCGCTTCCGGACGGTTACGCCACCAGGGTCAGCGACGACGGGGCGGGGATCAGTGCCGGAGAGAAGCAGCTGATCACGATCGCCCGGGCGTTCCTGGCCCGCCCGCAACTACTGATCCTCGACGAGGCGACCAGCTCGGTGGACACCCGCACCGAACTGCTCATTCAGCGGGCGACGCGCGAATTGCGCAGGGACCGCACCAGCTTCATCATCGCCCACCGACTTTCGACGATCCGCGACGCGGACCTGATCCTGGTGATGCAGGCCGGCCGCATCGTCGAGCAGGGCACCCACACCGAGTTGCTGGCCGCCGGGGGGCGTACTGGGCGATGGCCGAGGGCAATTGATCTGTGATCCTCGGGTTACGGATCTTCGTCGTCGTCTTCGCTGGAGTCGTTGTCGCGCAGTAGTTTTTCGGGGTGGTGGTAGTGGTTGGTGCGGGGTTGGCCGTGGTCGAGGTGGGGTGGGGGCAGGGTTTCGGTGGTGCCGTTGTGGGTTTTGCGGGTTTTCCAGCCGTGTGAGGTGATGAGTTGGTGGTGGGGGCCGCAGCGCAGGCTCAGTTCGTTGATGTTGGTGCGCCCGGTGCGCGCGTAGTCGGTGTCGTGGTGGACTTCGCAGTAGTAGCCCCCGATGGGGCAGCCGGGGTGGCTACAACCTCGTTCTTTGGCATAGAGCACGATGCGCTGCCCGGGTGAGGCCAGGCGTTTGGTGTGGAACAACGCGAGTTCTGTGGCGCCGTCATAGATGCGTAGGTAGTGATGGGCGTGGGAGGCCATCGCGATGACGTCGCGTATGGGTAGCCAGGTGCCGCCGCCGGTGTGGGCTTTACCGGTACCGGCCTGCAGATCAGCCAAAGTGGTCGAGACGATGATGGTGGCCGGCAGCCCATTGTGCTGGCCGAGGTCTCCGGAGGCCAGCAGGGCACGTGCCATGGCGGTCAGGGCGTCGTGGTTGCGTTGCGGTGCGCTGCGGGCATCGGCGTCGATCTGGGCCTGGGTCGGCGTGCCGGCTACGCAGGGGGTGGGGTCGTCGGGGTTGCACATGCCCGGGGCGGCCCAGCGGGCCAGCACCGCATCGAGGGTGGCACGCGCGTGCGGGTCCAGGTAGCCACTGATCGGGCTCATGCCGTCGCGGTCTTGGGGGCCCAACACCAGGCTGCGGCGTTTGGCGCGTTGCTCGTCGGTGTAGTTGCCGTCGGGGTGTAGGTGATCGGCCATGCGGTGGGCCAGGGTGGCCAGTTGATCGGGCCGGTAGCCGGCGGCCAGCTCGGTCAGTTCTGCTTCGGCGCGGGCCAGGGTGGTGGTGTCGATGTCGTCGGGCAGGTAGGTGAAAAAGGAGCGGATCACCGCGATATGCGCGGCCCCGATCTCCCCGTTCCGTTGGGCGGTGGCCACCACCGGGCGCACCGGGTCCAGCGGCTCACCGGTCAGGCTGCGTCGCGGCCCGAGTTCGGCGGCTTCGGTGATGCGCCGCCCAGCCTCCCCGCGAGTCAGATGCAGTTCGTCGGCGAGCACCCAGCGTGCCTTGCCGCCCAGCTCGTCGGGATCGGCCGCCGCCAGCCGATTCACCAGAGGGTGCTCCACGGCGGGCAGCCGGCGCCGCAGCACCTCGCAACGCCGCAACAACGCCACGCACTCCCGCGGCGTCAACACCTCGAAGTCCAGTTCCAGCGCCCGGTCCAGCCCGGCGGTCAGCGCGTCGAAGACCTCGACGACCTCGTCCCGACTGTTCGAACACATGTGCTAATCATAGCGGCGCACCCCGACAACCCACCGAATCCATCCACAAGCAAAACCACAGTGACACAAGTGAATACCGTGACCAACGGACCCGAAGAATTAGGTCCGAATCAGCCATTGCTGACCGGTGGTCACCGGCGTAGATTCGACCGCGAAGCAGGCCCGGAACTGACCGAACCGAAGAGCTGGCCCAGTGGATGAAAGCCAGCCGCGCAGGAAGTGTAAGACGCTCCCCACGTCAGCCGGGCCTGCCCCATTGTGTTCCGCCGCTCAATATTTCAGCTGCAGCACATCGGCCAGCGGACGTCGCGGCGTCGGCGGCGGCACCTGCTCCAGCGCCGGTGCGCCACCGACCCGGATCAGCACCTGCGGCAGGTCATCACGCCCGGCCAGCCCGGCGAGCATCGCCCGCCCGGCCGGCACCTCCGTCAGATGCGTGACCGGGCAGCTGGCCAGACCGGCCATCGTGCACTCCAGCAGCACGGTCGAGAGTGCCTCACCGCAGGCCAGCGCATCTTCCGGCGCGTCGCTGGCGGTGGACAGCAGCACGATCTTCGAGTGGTCGTCACCGACCTCGATACGCCGCTCCCGGTTGTGGGTGACCGGGAAGCTCCGGCCGATGTCGACCCGGTCGCTCTCCGCGGCCGAGACCAGCGCGCTCTGCGGAATCCCGTCCGAG
This is a stretch of genomic DNA from Mycolicibacter terrae. It encodes these proteins:
- a CDS encoding ABC transporter ATP-binding protein; its protein translation is MLLALLRCYLRPYRWPVAAVMTLQLISTLSSLYLPTVNASIIDDGVVRGDTAVITRLGAVMLAVTGLQVLCAIAAVYFGARTGTGFGRDLRRAVFNRVIGFSERETTRFGTPTLLTRTTNDVRQIQLVVQLGTTVLVAAPIMSIGGLLMALHQDVGLSWLLAVAVPVLAGANYAIVVRMLPLFRRMQMLIDNINRVLRDQLTGIRVIRAFARETHEQDRFARANTALSDTSMTVGNLQALMLPATTLIINASSVALIWFGGLRIDAGQMQVGSLIAFLSYFMQILMAVLMATMVVAILPRAAVCAERITEVLSTEPALSTPVNPVTPSAATGEVRLAGVGFAYPGADRAVLQDVSLTARPGSTTAVVGSTGSGKSTLVSLICRLRDVTDGAVLIDGVDVRDRDPEELWSGIGLVPQRGYLFSGTVADNLRYGAPAGAEVSDEQMWEALRVAAADDFVTAHPDGLAMPVAQGGINLSGGQRQRLAIARAVIRRPSIYLFDDAFSALDTRTDAAVRAALREVAADATVIIVAQRISTVVQADQVIVIDDGQVVGAGTHQQLLAECPTYAEFAESQSVMAGGLP
- a CDS encoding HNH endonuclease signature motif containing protein, with protein sequence MCSNSRDEVVEVFDALTAGLDRALELDFEVLTPRECVALLRRCEVLRRRLPAVEHPLVNRLAAADPDELGGKARWVLADELHLTRGEAGRRITEAAELGPRRSLTGEPLDPVRPVVATAQRNGEIGAAHIAVIRSFFTYLPDDIDTTTLARAEAELTELAAGYRPDQLATLAHRMADHLHPDGNYTDEQRAKRRSLVLGPQDRDGMSPISGYLDPHARATLDAVLARWAAPGMCNPDDPTPCVAGTPTQAQIDADARSAPQRNHDALTAMARALLASGDLGQHNGLPATIIVSTTLADLQAGTGKAHTGGGTWLPIRDVIAMASHAHHYLRIYDGATELALFHTKRLASPGQRIVLYAKERGCSHPGCPIGGYYCEVHHDTDYARTGRTNINELSLRCGPHHQLITSHGWKTRKTHNGTTETLPPPHLDHGQPRTNHYHHPEKLLRDNDSSEDDDEDP
- a CDS encoding DUF3558 domain-containing protein, translating into MLAGCSDSGSTEAQSGESSATKSDQSTHGPSFPQCGGISDETVTNLTRVSGLVNTAQNSVGCQWLARGGIMGPHFSFSWYRGSPIGRERKTEEVSRTSVEDINIDGHSGFIAIGTAPTMGDNLCEIGIQFKDDFIEWSVSFAQKPFPDPCDVAKELTRQSIANSK
- a CDS encoding DUF3558 domain-containing protein, which produces MTRRILAVLGALAVLIAPTACSREVGGTAVKAGSGDTQRNNNSERQYPNLLKECEVLTTDILAKTVGADPLDIQSTFVGAICRWQAANPAGLIDITRFWFEQGSLDNERKVAEFLQYQIENKTIVGVPSIVMRPADPNGSCGVASDAAGVVGWWVNPQAPGIDACEQAIKLMELTLATNS